The stretch of DNA TTGACTGGATTTGCAGATGTCTGTTCAAGAATTTTGTGCAAACTCAACAGTACTAGATTTGTTGGAGAGAGTCGGGCGATCAAGCTGTAGGTTGACAACATACCGGTTCCCTCTGAAGGAAGAATTAAGGCCAAGGCTGAATCACAAGCCTGTAAGTGATCCAAATTGCAAGTTGAAGATGGGAGATGTGATCGAGCTTACACCGACCATACCTGACAAGTATCTGACAGAATATAGGGAAGAAATTCAACGAATGTATGACCGCGGGCTAACTGTATCAAGTATGGGAACTACTGCTACTGCAAGCAACATGGTTGGCACTGGTTAACCCATTCACAACTATTCCGACATTTCATTTAGTCACATTTATGTATATAGATAATCtgtacagaaaaaaaaaaagtatgttaCTGTTATGAACTTGCTAACTTGATTCAATTATGCTGTGAATGATTGATTTATGTAGTTGGGCCAATGGTTTAAGTTCTATTTTGTAAATCTTTCCTTTATGAAATAGTTTTTATCATTATAGTGTGATGCCCTCAAAAAGGGACTTATTTATATTACAGCAATATTTATGAAATTTGTTAACCAGCTCTCCTAGTCTTATATACCCTCAACCAAAGTTTAATAAGATCAATCTGAGTCAATGGATCACTAGTCAAACTAGTTGTTATTAGTTGAATTGCATTGCAAATTTGTGAACTCTTGATAGCAAATATTAGAAGAGAAGTTATCAATACTACGATATTAGATTACTAGTATAtaatctttttcatttttaatatatgCTTTGTGGTTATTCTTTGCGTACACTGCAATGCAAGACAAGTTCCAAACACACATGTAATACAGTCCCATTAGTTTTAAAAACTTGGATTGCATTCCATTTAGTACCTGTTTGGTTTCAAGTTAACATGCCTTAAACGCACGTCCAACTCTCCAAACGTGATTCCAATAAAACATACAGATGTTTGGATCTCATTTTATAAAGTGATTCAATTAATTGGAAGTGCTTCTACTTGAAGCTCCATTTCATAGCTTCTACGTTTAGTGAATCGAttctatataaaataaatttgatttacCAATTTGCCCCTTTCACAAGTGTTGCAGTTccactatttttgttttacccTTTCTCTTGCTGTTGGTAAAAAATGTTTAGCAATTCTTTTTACTAACCACCATTTGTTATGTTCATTTAGATCCATAATTTAGAtccataataatttattattatgctaatctaatatttttttaagggtatgattttatttaaatattatactctccgatcatttttataaggaacattttgatttttttttctttttataaaaaatactctttaaatttattttttattaaatagacAATTTCATTTGTatctttattaaataaaaacaaataatttatttcaattttaatgcaTTAATTAAAGAGACCTATTTCTCATGCTActccaaggttagttttggaataaaacataaaactttAGAATTATTAACGAGAAAAATTAGTTTCCTTAGTctatgtgattttttcaaaatgtttcttataaaaatgatcggagagagtatttactaagtaattttgttttatgtttctaTAAAAAACACATATTAAAACCCAATTTGGTAATTGTGTTTCCAAAAgcaattttgattcaaattatccaaacaacttAAAATGTTGAGAATCACTTTTCATGAATgcatccaaacataaatcaattctgttaaactcacttttaaccaaactcaattctgtcaaactcaattctgtcaaactcaattatttccGCCGCttaaccaaacacacacttagATTTGACCAATTACAAATGCATTGTATTATATAGatgcatatgatttttttttacggaagtTTCATAggatcttaaaaaaaatggaaactagctgcaaaagttattattctcattttttattttttatttttagggaaAAATAAATCTAATAAGGAGATACATGacataattttactttttattaaaatcaataGATTTTACTCAACGATTAGGTCCTTTCTCCCTCTAAATTCAAACTCAGATTCTTTGCAATAATTCAAACATTTGGTGTAATAAGATAATCAAACTTGTTAAGTATAATCCTTACTTTCTCATATTATTACATAAATTTGCATAATACattaaacaagtttttttttttttttaaatgaattgaAGTTAATATATAgatggacaaaaatacccatggTTTTAACTTTTAGAGTATGTTTGGGTGCGCGTTCAATCACATACACCGCACGAGAGCAAGTCTTTTCACTCTAAAATTGAAGAAGCTATAAACCAAAGTTTTGAATTGGATGTAAATCTAATATTATTCCACCACGAAAACGAACATGAACTTAATACAAAATACGATTTCAATTTAGATCGTATCAAATATATATGATCACAATTCTTTGCAATACCAAATATCTTACGCGACCACTACTGGGATTGTGATTTAAAACTTTggtcatatttaatttatatatctcTATCTCCACAAGAACTCTTGAACTGAGGTTTGCCAATAAAGAAcaactgatcttaactgttgatcagaacaggtggaaggccagctggaagtccgttgagcagatGATAGGGCAGCAGGTCCGAGCAGatggtccacggaggggggggttgtacctgcaggtgctccgatgcttaagtcagTAAGAGAGCAAGAGGTActtagagagaagttagagagagatagagattgtagtaatgaatagtgtctaccttgctctcccaagagggagagtatttatagcccccagctctgggccaaaggtcctcttagtgggctggactagccaaggcccattaagagggactgccaagatattacccttagatagtgggtgtGGATAgcaattttaccctatcttggttgaGAGGTTGTgtcatgctgacatggaggtgattgGACAAGCCACGTGGACTTgagagggtctaggtggactagcattagtccagtccagaacaggagccccccaagtcgttgctcctagtcataggagtgatgactttagatgtgtgcccaaATGTAGAAGAaaatctccttgcaacctctcttgaacagAGTAGATGAGGAAGTTGCTCATCTAGACCTTGCTCGTAGCAAGTGTTTGCTCGAATTGATTTTTCGAGGAGGTTGGTATCTTGCTCGTAATCATGGTTACGAGGAGGTGTGTGTTGCTCGTATCTCCTACGAGGAGATATTTATGAAAGACCAAGTGGTTGCTCGTTGTTACGACGAGGAGGTAACAACGAGGAGCATATGTTGCTCGTATCTCCTACGAGGCGATATTTATACAAGGGCAAATAGTTGCTCGTTGTTGAGACGAGGAGGTATCATTGAGGAGCATATGTTGCTCGCTATTCTGATGAAGAAGTTAGCACCGAGGAGGTCTTCCTTGTGAAGTGCAGCTTTTTCTTGAAGGTTTGCTCGGGTGTGATTCGAGCAGCTTTTTGTTGGGGATGTGAAAGggtgcatttactgctttgatttttacgaggggGTGTAATGACCCTTGGATCAAGGTGTCTCTTCATTTTCCTGGCTTGTTCTATAAATATGGGAGAGTGAATTTCATTCtcacttttcactctctctcttcactTGTGATTCCTGAAAGTTTTCTCTGAAGTTCAAACGTCCTAGTCACGTCATTCTTCAGATTTCCctcatattcaaggtaatttttctaaattttactGCTTTAGATCCATCTTTTGCTGTTCTTGCCCAGTTTTGGGCGTTTTTTACATGAAGAATGTATGAATGTATGAATGTGCCGGGCACTATATGTATTTAGAGCCGGGCACCATTTAAATTTAGAGCCGGGGAGTTAGTCCCCTTTGAAACTTTAAGTTAGATGactagtgacggggagcctatctcctcGTCTCAATTTTTAGACAGTTTGTTTGCTAGTACCGGGGAGtctatctccccgtttgaaactttagtCAATTGATTTTGTGGCCGGGGAGGATATTTCCtccctttttaacttagaaaatttctCCATGAAATTCGTTGTTTGAATCTCGTACCGGGGAGGTTATCTCCTCGTCTTTCCCTTAGGAATTAATTGTTTGAATCTCGGGCCGGGGAGCTTATCTCCCCGGCTCTATTTAAGTCACCCTCCTCGGTTATTTTTGAtttgccatttgaaaagggcttttggtcgagggcagcgtcctcgtcctatcctgcgccctttcacttgaattgcagtgaaagggtggatttgttcgtcgaattcactttgtttttgctgCATTTCAGGTTGTAAAAATGTCAGAAGCCGAGGAGGTCGTGGAGACGCATGTTGTGGAGAAGCATGCTCTGGTTGACTGTATAACCGATCCTGCATTGGATTGGGTTGCTCCTGAGCCCCGGGGAATAGCCTCGACGCTCAACTCTCGGGACCCAAGAGTGTTCCTGACTGTCGAGCAGGAGAGGGGGGACGGGCACCAAAATTGGTCGACCCGTATACCCGGGGAGGatgaacgggtgtgctcgtcCTTTGGTGGACTTGACTTCGCAATGTACGAGTTTGTTTTTAAGGAGATGGGGCTCAGGTTGCCGTTCAGCCCCTTTGCGGCCAGCGTGCTTAAAGCGTTGCAGGTGGCTCCGTCACAGCTGCATCCAAATTCTTGGTCGTTCATCATGGGGTTCGAGCACCTCTGCTCGTATAGGGATGTTCGTCCCACTCTTCCCCTTTTCTTCAGAATATTTAAAATCCAACGCAAGCCGACGAGGGATGCCGGGCAAGAACCTCGCCAGAATTGGGTTTCTCtaaagcatcacgaggatgttaAACTTTTCAAGATGTTCGTGGACTCCATCAAAGACTTCAAAGGGAGGTACTTTGTGGTCcgtccggaatcggaatctgcccgggagagtttGTTAGAATGGGCAGAAGATAGGGACGAGCAGGGTGTTGCTCGGAAGGATGACAACGGGCAACCTATACTCCGAGCAGTCCCTAAGTTCCCATTAAGTTGGTCGTATGACCATTTTCAAAAGGAACCAAAGGAGTATACTTCCGGGGACGCGGATTTGTCTCCCGAGGAGATGGCTGCTTTTGAGGATTTAAAGGCgtttgtggccggttttactccgGGCATCTGGACGACTCGTAGGGGAGTCATAATAAGAGACGAGCATGGGAAGGCGAAGGTGTCTCCCCGCTTTATAAATACTAGAACCCTCCTTAAGTGTAAGAATGCCGGGGAGGTTAGGCTGTGCTTGGGTATtgcttcttttctatttttaacttagaaaaatttttTGCTTTTGTATGCATTCTTCGTTTTTATTAACCTGCTCGTTGTTTATTTGCAGACGAAATGGAGAGCATTGCTGAGCGCATGTTGAAGGCCAAGCAAGATGAAAGGGCGAGCAAGGCTGCTCGGGGAAAGAAGAAGGTTGTTGCTAGAGCTTCCCAGGAAGTGAGGCCGGGGACCCCTTCCGTGCAGGTTATTGGGTCCTCGGGTGTTGGTACGGGCACCCCTACCTCAGCTCCCCGGCCTCCTCCAGCGAAGaggacaagagaagaagatCCCCCGGTTCAGGATGCGGGCATGGGAGGATGCAGCAAGTTTCCGGTTCCTCGGTGCTTTACCGTGGACAGATTTTTTGAGAAGTATCCCCCGGAGGTCTTTGAAACTGAAAGGGCTGCCATTCTTAACCAGGAACCAGAGGCCCGTAGGGAGCAGCATGCTCGAGACATGGCTGCTATGGTGCGGATGGTCTCGAGCTCCCTTGTCCTCGGTGACGAGCGGGAGTCTTTAGTCGAGCAGCTGAACACTGCCGAGGCCCGGCACGAGCGGTCCAAAAGTCGGATCAACCAACTCAAAATTGTTGTGGAAGATCTCCGGGAGAAGCAAAAACATTGGGGTGACCAGCTGGACGAGCACCGTAAAAGGGGAGAGGATTTGGATGCTGCTCGGGCTGAAATTGAAAGGCTTAATGCTGCCATGGCGCCGGGCGAGAACGAGCACAAGGCTGCCGAGGGGTTGACcacccgagcagacttggtcaaggtgattgctCAGCTGTCTCATGATTTTGTAGAGGGCACTGAGTACGCCTTTGAGAATGCCGTGCAGCAAATCAAGTGCCTCAATCCTGACGTGGAGCTGGTGACCCGGGGAATGCATGTGAACGGGCAGGTCAAGGATGGCCAAATTGTTATCCCGGCTGGCCTGGCCGACTCTGATGAAGAGGGGGAAGATGCTGAGGGGGTGTTCGAGGAGGGTCATGAAGACGAGCAGGATGATGTGACTGAGCAGGAAGATAGGtgcgaggagtagatgtcccCGGCCTTTctaatgtaatttatttttgtctcttTGATTTTTGGGGCTtttgagccatggtttgtaattttggaacaagtgggcttttgtccccgtttgatatttatgacaattccgggcaggtgcccgttttatttatctatgcttGTTTATAACTGCTCGTCCATAtctgctcgca from Trifolium pratense cultivar HEN17-A07 linkage group LG5, ARS_RC_1.1, whole genome shotgun sequence encodes:
- the LOC123883058 gene encoding uncharacterized protein LOC123883058; amino-acid sequence: MESIAERMLKAKQDERASKAARGKKKVVARASQEVRPGTPSVQVIGSSGVGTGTPTSAPRPPPAKRTREEDPPVQDAGMGGCSKFPVPRCFTVDRFFEKYPPEVFETERAAILNQEPEARREQHARDMAAMVRMVSSSLVLGDERESLVEQLNTAEARHERSKSRINQLKIVVEDLREKQKHWGDQLDEHRKRGEDLDAARAEIERLNAAMAPGENEHKAAEGLTTRADLVKVIAQLSHDFVEGTEYAFENAVQQIKCLNPDVELVTRGMHVNGQVKDGQIVIPAGLADSDEEGEDAEGVFEEGHEDEQDDVTEQEDRCEE